A single Primulina eburnea isolate SZY01 chromosome 11, ASM2296580v1, whole genome shotgun sequence DNA region contains:
- the LOC140805792 gene encoding aminodeoxychorismate synthase, chloroplastic-like isoform X2 — protein MSFTWGSPSSEISLSCCENISRNKNLNSFLPNAFIRVGDLNQNGNFQIHTGVLKKAVVSSHLIPGHLEESYLAKKRLHEPSKLDFIRTLLIDNYDSYTYNIFQELSIINGLSPVVIHNDEWSWKELYHFIYEEKAFDNIVISPGPGSPACAADIGICLRLLLECSDIPILGVCLGHQALGFVHGADVVHAPEPVHGRLSDIEHNGCQLFHGIPSGRNSGFKVVRYHSLVVDQRSLPKELIPIAWASSSDTIPFLGIQNSDFVGPADSQVSAKFYSTRLENRLRWHSSNPEELQSGKILMGIMHFCRPHYGLQFHPESIATCHGRQIFKNFAEITKDYWFRLKSSPSSMRNVKYAACMQVSNETQFFQDVTRSKHLVNGFSNEKPASMRNIMNLSHSRKTVKYLKLKWRKLEFPVNQVGGAKNMFCELFGDRKAGHTFWLDSSSTEMNRARFSFMGGKGGPLWRQVTFKLLSKRDKGGNLLIEDAEGCTSTTFLEDGFFDFLNKELQSFCYDASDYEGLPFDFYGGYVGYIGYDLKVECGVSSNCHKSSAPDACLFFADNLLVVDHLHDDIYITSILDNDTSKTLWLDEVELKLLDMKVRLSKKSSFASPVSVNVSFGESFSAEKSREQYMEDVEKCQKLITNGESYELCLTTQMTRKVGEINSLGLYLNLREKNPAPYSAWLNFPKENLCVCCSSPERFLRLDRNGVLEAKPIKGTIARGPSKGEDELNRLKLQYSEKDQAENLMIVDLLRNDLGRICEPGSVHVPHLMDIESYSTVHTMVSTIQGKKQSNVSAIDCVRAAFPGGSMTGAPKLRSMEILDSLESCSRGIYSGCIGYFSYNQTFDLNIVIRTIVIHEGQASIGAGGAITALSDPKDEYEEMILKTEAPTNAVIDYQRSTSNISPVEC, from the exons ATGAGTTTTACTTGGGGTTCGCCTTCATCTGAGATTTCATTATCTTGTTGTGAGAACATTTCACGAAACAAGAATTTGAATTCTTTTCTTCCTAATGCTTTTATTAGAGTTGGTGATTTGAATCAGAATGGCAATTTCCAAATACATACGGGAGTTCTGAAAAAAGCCGTTGTTTCGAGCCATTTAATTCCTGGGCACTTGGAAGAATCATATTTAGCAAAGAAGCGGCTGCACGAACCTTCTAAGTTGGATTTTATAAGAACCTTGTTGATTGATAACTATGACAGTTACACATATAATATTTTTCAGGAGCTCTCCATCATCAATGGAT TGTCTCCAGTGGTGATTCATAATGATGAGTGGTCTTGGAAAGAGCTTTATCATTTTATATATGAAGAAAAGGCATTTGACAATATTGTGATATCTCCTGGTCCTGGTTCTCCGGCATGTGCTGCTGATATAG GAATATGCCTAAGGCTACTGCTAGAATGCAGTGACATCCCCATCTTAGGTGTTTGCCTAGGACATCAG GCTCTAGGTTTCGTGCATGGTGCTGATGTTGTCCATGCTCCTGAACCTGTTCATGGACGGTTGAG TGATATTGAACACAATGGTTGTCAATTGTTCCATGGGATTCCTTCAGGCCGAAATTCTGGATTCAAG GTGGTTCGGTATCACTCCCTTGTTGTAGACCAAAGATCACTTCCAAAAGAACTCATACCTATTGCCTGGGCCTCGTCCTCTGACACAATTCCATTTCTCGGAATTCAGAACTCTGATTTTGTTGGACCAGCGGACTCCCAAGTTTCCGCCAAGTTTTATTCGACAAGATTGGAGAATAGATTGAGATGGCATTCATCTAACCCCGAGGAGTTACAAAGTGGAAAGATACTCATGGGCATCATGCACTTCTGCAGGCCTCATTATGGCTTGCAG TTTCATCCAGAGAGCATTGCTACTTGTCATGGGAGgcaaatattcaaaaattttgCTGAAATCACCAAGGACTATTGGTTTAGATTGAAATCATCCCCAAGTAGCATGAGGAATGTTAAATATGCTG CGTGCATGCAGGTGTCTAATGAGACTCAATTTTTCCAAGATGTTACGAGAAGCAAGCATTTGGTGAATGGATTCAGTAATGAGAAACCTGCAAGCATGCGTAACATAATGAACCTATCGCATTCACGAAAAACTGTAaagtatttgaagttgaaatgGAGAAAACTTGAATTCCCTGTGAACCAAGTTGGTGGGGCGAAAAACATGTTCTGTGAGCTGTTTGGTGATCGCAAGGCTGGACATACCTTTTGGCTGGATAGTTCCTCAACAGAAATG AACAGGGCTCGCTTTTCGTTTATGGGGGGTAAAGGTGGACCTCTTTGGAGACAAGTGACATTTAAATTATTGAGCAAGAG AGATAAAGGAGGCAACCTGTTAATTGAGGATGCTGAGGGCTGTACTTCAACTACCTTTCTGGAAGATGGTTTTTTTGACTTTTTGAATAAG GAGCTCCAGTCATTCTGCTATGATGCATCAGATTATGAAGGATTACCTTTTGATTTTTATGGCGGTTATGTTGGTTACATTGG ATACGATCTTAAAGTGGAATGTGGTGTTTCATCTAATTGTCATAAGTCAAGTGCCCCAGATGCCTGCCTTTTTTTCGCGGATAATCTTTTAGTGGTGGATCACCTACATGATGATATTTATATCACATCCATACTTGACAATGACACTAGCAAAACTCTATGGCTTGACGAGGTCGAACTAAAGCTTCTTGATATGAAAGTTCGTCTATCGAAAAAGTCATCATTTGCATCTCCAGTTTCTGTGAATGTCTCGTTTGGAGAGAGTTTTTCAGCTGAGAAATCAAGGGAGCAATACATGGAAGACGTAGAAAAATGCCAGAAACTTATTACAAATGGAGAAAGCTATGAGTTATGCCTTACTACGCAGATGACTAGGAAAGTTGGGGAAATAAATTCTTTGGGACTTTAtctcaatcttcgagaaaaaaATCCTGCCCCATACTCTGCCTGGCTCAATTTTCCGAAAGAAAATTTATGTGTATGCTGTTCATCACCTGAGAGGTTCCTAAGGTTGGACAGAAATGGTGTTTTAGAAGCGAAACCAATTAAAGGTACCATAGCTCGTGGCCCATCGAAGGGGGAAGACGAGTTAAACAGATTAAAATTACAGTACAG TGAAAAGGATCAAGCCGAAAACTTGATGATTGTTGATCTTCTAAGGAATGACCTTGGACGCATCTGTGAGCCAGGTTCAGTTCACGTGCCTCATCTTATGGATATCGAGTCGTATTCTACTGTTCACACCATGGTAAGCACCATACAAGGCAAAAAACAATCGAATGTGAGTGCCATCGACTGCGTTAGAGCTGCATTTCCTGGCGGCTCAATGACAGGTGCACCAAAGTTAAGATCAATGGAAATCCTCGACTCTCTTGAAAGTTGTTCCAGGGGCATTTATTCTGGATGTATCGGGTATTTCTCTTATAACCAGACCTTTGATCTCAATATTGTCATCAGAACTATAGTAATACACGAAGGTCAGGCTTCTATTGGAGCTGGCGGTGCCATCACAGCTCTATCGGATCCCAAGGACGAGTATGAAGAGATGATATTGAAAACCGAAGCACCAACCAATGCTGTGATCGATTATCAGAGATCAACCTCTAATATTTCTCCAGTCGAATGCTAG
- the LOC140805792 gene encoding aminodeoxychorismate synthase, chloroplastic-like isoform X1 encodes MSFTWGSPSSEISLSCCENISRNKNLNSFLPNAFIRVGDLNQNGNFQIHTGVLKKAVVSSHLIPGHLEESYLAKKRLHEPSKLDFIRTLLIDNYDSYTYNIFQELSIINGLSPVVIHNDEWSWKELYHFIYEEKAFDNIVISPGPGSPACAADIGICLRLLLECSDIPILGVCLGHQALGFVHGADVVHAPEPVHGRLSDIEHNGCQLFHGIPSGRNSGFKVVRYHSLVVDQRSLPKELIPIAWASSSDTIPFLGIQNSDFVGPADSQVSAKFYSTRLENRLRWHSSNPEELQSGKILMGIMHFCRPHYGLQFHPESIATCHGRQIFKNFAEITKDYWFRLKSSPSSMRNVKYAACMQVSNETQFFQDVTRSKHLVNGFSNEKPASMRNIMNLSHSRKTVKYLKLKWRKLEFPVNQVGGAKNMFCELFGDRKAGHTFWLDSSSTEMNRARFSFMGGKGGPLWRQVTFKLLSKSDARDKGGNLLIEDAEGCTSTTFLEDGFFDFLNKELQSFCYDASDYEGLPFDFYGGYVGYIGYDLKVECGVSSNCHKSSAPDACLFFADNLLVVDHLHDDIYITSILDNDTSKTLWLDEVELKLLDMKVRLSKKSSFASPVSVNVSFGESFSAEKSREQYMEDVEKCQKLITNGESYELCLTTQMTRKVGEINSLGLYLNLREKNPAPYSAWLNFPKENLCVCCSSPERFLRLDRNGVLEAKPIKGTIARGPSKGEDELNRLKLQYSEKDQAENLMIVDLLRNDLGRICEPGSVHVPHLMDIESYSTVHTMVSTIQGKKQSNVSAIDCVRAAFPGGSMTGAPKLRSMEILDSLESCSRGIYSGCIGYFSYNQTFDLNIVIRTIVIHEGQASIGAGGAITALSDPKDEYEEMILKTEAPTNAVIDYQRSTSNISPVEC; translated from the exons ATGAGTTTTACTTGGGGTTCGCCTTCATCTGAGATTTCATTATCTTGTTGTGAGAACATTTCACGAAACAAGAATTTGAATTCTTTTCTTCCTAATGCTTTTATTAGAGTTGGTGATTTGAATCAGAATGGCAATTTCCAAATACATACGGGAGTTCTGAAAAAAGCCGTTGTTTCGAGCCATTTAATTCCTGGGCACTTGGAAGAATCATATTTAGCAAAGAAGCGGCTGCACGAACCTTCTAAGTTGGATTTTATAAGAACCTTGTTGATTGATAACTATGACAGTTACACATATAATATTTTTCAGGAGCTCTCCATCATCAATGGAT TGTCTCCAGTGGTGATTCATAATGATGAGTGGTCTTGGAAAGAGCTTTATCATTTTATATATGAAGAAAAGGCATTTGACAATATTGTGATATCTCCTGGTCCTGGTTCTCCGGCATGTGCTGCTGATATAG GAATATGCCTAAGGCTACTGCTAGAATGCAGTGACATCCCCATCTTAGGTGTTTGCCTAGGACATCAG GCTCTAGGTTTCGTGCATGGTGCTGATGTTGTCCATGCTCCTGAACCTGTTCATGGACGGTTGAG TGATATTGAACACAATGGTTGTCAATTGTTCCATGGGATTCCTTCAGGCCGAAATTCTGGATTCAAG GTGGTTCGGTATCACTCCCTTGTTGTAGACCAAAGATCACTTCCAAAAGAACTCATACCTATTGCCTGGGCCTCGTCCTCTGACACAATTCCATTTCTCGGAATTCAGAACTCTGATTTTGTTGGACCAGCGGACTCCCAAGTTTCCGCCAAGTTTTATTCGACAAGATTGGAGAATAGATTGAGATGGCATTCATCTAACCCCGAGGAGTTACAAAGTGGAAAGATACTCATGGGCATCATGCACTTCTGCAGGCCTCATTATGGCTTGCAG TTTCATCCAGAGAGCATTGCTACTTGTCATGGGAGgcaaatattcaaaaattttgCTGAAATCACCAAGGACTATTGGTTTAGATTGAAATCATCCCCAAGTAGCATGAGGAATGTTAAATATGCTG CGTGCATGCAGGTGTCTAATGAGACTCAATTTTTCCAAGATGTTACGAGAAGCAAGCATTTGGTGAATGGATTCAGTAATGAGAAACCTGCAAGCATGCGTAACATAATGAACCTATCGCATTCACGAAAAACTGTAaagtatttgaagttgaaatgGAGAAAACTTGAATTCCCTGTGAACCAAGTTGGTGGGGCGAAAAACATGTTCTGTGAGCTGTTTGGTGATCGCAAGGCTGGACATACCTTTTGGCTGGATAGTTCCTCAACAGAAATG AACAGGGCTCGCTTTTCGTTTATGGGGGGTAAAGGTGGACCTCTTTGGAGACAAGTGACATTTAAATTATTGAGCAAGAG CGATGCTAGAGATAAAGGAGGCAACCTGTTAATTGAGGATGCTGAGGGCTGTACTTCAACTACCTTTCTGGAAGATGGTTTTTTTGACTTTTTGAATAAG GAGCTCCAGTCATTCTGCTATGATGCATCAGATTATGAAGGATTACCTTTTGATTTTTATGGCGGTTATGTTGGTTACATTGG ATACGATCTTAAAGTGGAATGTGGTGTTTCATCTAATTGTCATAAGTCAAGTGCCCCAGATGCCTGCCTTTTTTTCGCGGATAATCTTTTAGTGGTGGATCACCTACATGATGATATTTATATCACATCCATACTTGACAATGACACTAGCAAAACTCTATGGCTTGACGAGGTCGAACTAAAGCTTCTTGATATGAAAGTTCGTCTATCGAAAAAGTCATCATTTGCATCTCCAGTTTCTGTGAATGTCTCGTTTGGAGAGAGTTTTTCAGCTGAGAAATCAAGGGAGCAATACATGGAAGACGTAGAAAAATGCCAGAAACTTATTACAAATGGAGAAAGCTATGAGTTATGCCTTACTACGCAGATGACTAGGAAAGTTGGGGAAATAAATTCTTTGGGACTTTAtctcaatcttcgagaaaaaaATCCTGCCCCATACTCTGCCTGGCTCAATTTTCCGAAAGAAAATTTATGTGTATGCTGTTCATCACCTGAGAGGTTCCTAAGGTTGGACAGAAATGGTGTTTTAGAAGCGAAACCAATTAAAGGTACCATAGCTCGTGGCCCATCGAAGGGGGAAGACGAGTTAAACAGATTAAAATTACAGTACAG TGAAAAGGATCAAGCCGAAAACTTGATGATTGTTGATCTTCTAAGGAATGACCTTGGACGCATCTGTGAGCCAGGTTCAGTTCACGTGCCTCATCTTATGGATATCGAGTCGTATTCTACTGTTCACACCATGGTAAGCACCATACAAGGCAAAAAACAATCGAATGTGAGTGCCATCGACTGCGTTAGAGCTGCATTTCCTGGCGGCTCAATGACAGGTGCACCAAAGTTAAGATCAATGGAAATCCTCGACTCTCTTGAAAGTTGTTCCAGGGGCATTTATTCTGGATGTATCGGGTATTTCTCTTATAACCAGACCTTTGATCTCAATATTGTCATCAGAACTATAGTAATACACGAAGGTCAGGCTTCTATTGGAGCTGGCGGTGCCATCACAGCTCTATCGGATCCCAAGGACGAGTATGAAGAGATGATATTGAAAACCGAAGCACCAACCAATGCTGTGATCGATTATCAGAGATCAACCTCTAATATTTCTCCAGTCGAATGCTAG
- the LOC140804305 gene encoding uncharacterized protein, whose protein sequence is MAPSAPKSGDAIFASVERVNAELFTMTYGAMVRQLITDLEEVEEVNKHLDQMGYNIGLRLVDEFLAKSNVSRCVDFKETAEVIAKVGFKMFLGITASVTNWDVEGTTCSIILEDNPLVDFVELPDTCQGLYYCNILSGVIRGALEMVSMKTEVTWLRDMLRGDDVFELQVKLLKQIPEEYPYKDDE, encoded by the exons ATGGCCCCCTCGGCACCTAAATCTGGCGACGCCATTTTCGCTAGCGTTGAACGCGTG AATGCGGAGCTTTTCACTATGACATACGGTGCTATGGTGCGCCAACTGATCACCGATCTGGAAGAGGTTGAGGAGGTTAACAAGCACCTCGATCAAAT GGGCTATAATATTGGACTCCGTCTAGTTGATGAGTTTCTTGCAAAATCAAATGTTTCTAGGTGCGTCGATTTTAAGGAAACAGCGGAAGTCATTGCAAAG GTTGGATTTAAAATGTTCCTGGGTATCACTGCATCTGTCACGAACTGGGATGTTGAGGGAACAACCTGCAGTATAATTTTGGAGGATAACCCACTTGTAGATTTTGTTGAGCTTCCTGATACCTGTCAAGGTCTTTACTATTGCAATATTCTAAGTGGAGTAATCAGAGGAGCTCTTGAGATG GTTTCTATGAAAACAGAGGTCACATGGCTACGTGACATGCTTAGAGGGGATGATGTATTTGAGCTGCAAGTTAAGCTTCTGAAGCAAATTCCCGAGGAATACCCTTATAAAGACGATGAGTAA